The bacterium BMS3Abin14 genome has a window encoding:
- the rpfG_5 gene encoding cyclic di-GMP phosphodiesterase response regulator RpfG — translation MKIPRFIANLFGRPSAQEKPEGEAPPRRSRILYQFLLVTLAVSVIPLLASSYKLMKINRTFLEDELLALHSQVAHSTAGEISTAMSTILGDMELVAKGQGGDSPLNRNDRERAMIFYLDQFPEIIRLTQYSSGGKELARVFRVGRSKVPPIDQKLIKKAVEESTAGKTFISDPVMLPKQHVPIIVVGYPIYGRDGSIRSMLLGEVTLQRVQEIVERINIRRQGNAYVVDRRGILIAHRSLDRVAKAEDMSSVEIVGKFLLAGVSAGTIPFRNKMGEDMVGSYANVKGLGWGVVVQEPRRDAYITLRQMTIQTLIWAIVAIFAAMIASTLLAIRLARPIGVLAAGAMSLARGNFHERVKVSSKNELGQLAQSFNYMASQVELHDKNLRELFISTTKALAAAIDAKDPYTRGHSQRVAQISLELAKEMGLSPSEQQKVNIAALLHDVGKIGIEDVILKKPTKLTEEEYGIIQQHPRWGAMIMGHIRQLKDIIPGIKYHHERLDGTGYPEKLSGTQIPLLARIIAVADTFDAMTSDRLYQKAMDTQFVADKLVEWQGTRYDPAVVAAMIRVYPRIINT, via the coding sequence TTGAAGATCCCCAGATTCATTGCAAACCTGTTTGGCCGTCCCTCGGCCCAGGAAAAACCGGAAGGGGAAGCTCCGCCGAGACGCAGCCGAATCCTGTACCAGTTTCTTCTGGTGACGCTGGCCGTTTCGGTTATTCCCCTCCTGGCATCATCCTATAAACTGATGAAAATCAACAGGACGTTCCTTGAGGATGAGCTCCTGGCCCTTCACTCTCAGGTGGCCCACTCAACGGCGGGGGAGATCTCGACGGCCATGTCCACCATCCTGGGGGACATGGAACTGGTAGCCAAGGGCCAGGGTGGAGACAGCCCCCTCAACCGGAACGACAGGGAACGCGCCATGATCTTCTATCTCGATCAGTTCCCGGAGATCATCCGCCTTACCCAGTATTCGTCCGGCGGCAAGGAACTGGCCCGGGTTTTTCGGGTCGGGCGTTCCAAGGTGCCCCCCATTGACCAGAAGTTAATAAAGAAAGCGGTGGAGGAATCCACCGCCGGAAAGACCTTTATCAGTGATCCGGTGATGCTGCCTAAACAGCATGTCCCGATCATCGTCGTGGGGTACCCCATATACGGACGGGATGGCTCGATCCGATCCATGCTTCTCGGCGAGGTTACCCTGCAGAGGGTGCAGGAGATCGTTGAGAGGATCAATATCCGCCGTCAGGGCAACGCCTACGTGGTGGACCGGAGGGGCATCCTCATTGCCCATCGGTCCCTCGACAGGGTGGCCAAAGCTGAGGACATGAGTTCTGTTGAAATTGTGGGAAAATTCCTGCTTGCAGGTGTCAGTGCGGGAACTATCCCGTTCAGGAACAAAATGGGCGAAGACATGGTTGGGTCCTACGCCAACGTAAAGGGGCTGGGTTGGGGGGTGGTCGTCCAGGAACCTCGCCGGGATGCCTACATCACCCTGCGGCAAATGACAATTCAGACCCTGATCTGGGCAATCGTCGCCATCTTTGCAGCGATGATAGCCAGTACCCTGCTCGCTATCCGTCTGGCCAGGCCCATCGGAGTCCTCGCCGCGGGGGCCATGTCCCTGGCCAGGGGAAACTTTCATGAGCGTGTAAAGGTTTCGTCGAAGAACGAACTGGGTCAGTTGGCCCAGTCCTTTAACTACATGGCATCCCAGGTGGAGCTCCATGACAAGAATCTCAGAGAGCTTTTCATCAGCACCACCAAGGCGCTCGCGGCTGCCATCGACGCCAAGGATCCATACACAAGGGGACATTCCCAGCGGGTCGCTCAGATCAGCCTTGAACTCGCCAAGGAGATGGGGCTGTCCCCATCCGAGCAGCAGAAGGTCAACATCGCCGCACTGCTGCACGACGTCGGAAAGATCGGCATTGAGGATGTGATCCTGAAAAAACCCACCAAACTGACAGAGGAGGAGTACGGAATAATCCAGCAGCATCCCCGCTGGGGAGCCATGATCATGGGGCATATCCGACAGCTGAAGGATATTATACCCGGCATCAAGTATCATCACGAGCGCCTGGACGGCACCGGTTATCCGGAGAAGCTGAGCGGGACGCAGATACCTCTCCTCGCCAGGATTATCGCCGTGGCCGATACTTTCGATGCCATGACCAGCGATCGTCTGTATCAGAAGGCCATGGACACACAGTTTGTTGCCGACAAACTGGTTGAATGGCAAGGCACCCGCTATGACCCGGCGGTAGTAGCCGCGATGATCAGGGTCTATCCAAGGATTATCAACACCTGA
- a CDS encoding uroporphyrinogen-III synthase: MAAGRSLRKFTPENYPEAPEMSAISKGMLKGVGVLVTRSKDQAEEMVEKMEDMGAIVYHIPAITILPVPVPTGLREAISRILTYDAVIFTSTNGVEIFYDHLTDAGISPYDIPGAVCVGPKTAAAWEEVGGRTEKIPERFSGSEIADLLGPDLTGKSYLILRPEVVRSELGAMLVEAGAVIDEVVLYRTVSNRDGGPRLRALVDRHAVGVMTFTSPSSVHGIVSLLHGIKSIRAILCLCIGPTTAAAARAAGFVNVHYPDDYTVEGMLEMLPCVYSEGTKGGS; this comes from the coding sequence ATGGCGGCAGGGAGATCCTTGAGGAAGTTTACGCCAGAGAACTATCCTGAGGCCCCTGAAATGAGTGCTATTAGCAAGGGGATGCTGAAGGGGGTCGGCGTTCTGGTCACCAGGTCGAAAGATCAGGCAGAAGAGATGGTTGAAAAAATGGAGGACATGGGTGCGATAGTCTACCACATACCAGCCATCACCATTCTGCCCGTTCCCGTACCGACAGGGCTTCGTGAGGCCATAAGCCGCATCCTGACCTATGACGCCGTCATCTTTACCTCCACCAATGGGGTGGAGATTTTTTACGATCACCTCACGGACGCCGGAATCTCACCTTACGACATCCCCGGCGCCGTTTGCGTGGGTCCCAAAACTGCCGCAGCGTGGGAAGAAGTCGGTGGTCGAACGGAAAAAATTCCCGAACGCTTCTCTGGTTCGGAGATTGCCGACCTGTTGGGACCCGACCTGACGGGGAAGTCCTACCTGATCCTCAGACCGGAGGTAGTCAGATCAGAGCTGGGCGCCATGCTTGTCGAGGCGGGGGCCGTAATTGATGAGGTCGTCCTGTACCGTACAGTGAGTAACCGGGACGGTGGCCCGCGATTGCGTGCACTGGTTGATCGGCATGCCGTTGGAGTGATGACCTTCACCAGCCCATCGTCGGTCCATGGGATCGTGAGTCTCCTGCACGGGATAAAATCCATCCGGGCCATTTTGTGCCTCTGCATCGGTCCAACGACCGCCGCCGCGGCCAGGGCGGCCGGATTTGTGAATGTCCATTATCCGGACGATTACACGGTGGAAGGAATGCTTGAGATGCTCCCCTGTGTTTATAGCGAGGGGACGAAAGGGGGAAGTTGA
- the hemA gene encoding glutamyl-tRNA reductase, whose translation MDILIVGLSHKTAPVEVREKVSFSGDSLTEGLKALTNCPHVSEVLIVSTCNRVEIYSCVMKSCIDGAREEIADFLSKFHDVPRDQLDPHLYMKSGEEAVKHIFRVSSSLDSMMVGEPQILGQVKDAYNCATHVHVTGNILNRLLHKAFSVAKRVRTETRIATSAVSISFAAVELARKIFGDLAGKTIMLIGAGEMAELAARHLMANGVEHILVVNRTLKKAEALAEEFRGSAVSLEEMENHLDMADIVISSTGAPTTLIDKKMVQGVIRRRKHRPMFFIDIAVPRDIDPAVNQVENVYAYDIDDLEEVVKANIKTRGKEAARAEEIVIQEVKQFHDWMLSRDVFPTIVTLRAWAEDVRRSELEKTMKKMEDLSAADRKRIEAMTEAILNKILHRPIVSIKHASHSPDGGKFLEAAREMFGLKE comes from the coding sequence ATGGACATCCTGATCGTAGGCCTGAGTCACAAGACGGCCCCAGTTGAAGTAAGGGAAAAAGTCTCCTTCTCGGGCGATAGCCTGACGGAGGGATTAAAGGCCCTTACCAACTGTCCCCATGTCTCAGAGGTGCTCATCGTCTCGACCTGCAACCGTGTTGAGATATACAGCTGTGTCATGAAAAGCTGCATTGACGGAGCCCGTGAAGAGATCGCCGATTTTCTCTCCAAATTTCATGACGTCCCACGGGACCAGCTCGATCCACACCTTTACATGAAGTCCGGGGAAGAGGCGGTAAAACACATTTTCAGGGTTTCTTCCAGCCTGGATTCCATGATGGTTGGCGAGCCGCAGATCCTTGGGCAGGTCAAGGATGCCTATAACTGTGCAACCCATGTACATGTGACAGGGAACATCCTCAATCGGCTTTTGCACAAGGCTTTCTCTGTGGCAAAGAGGGTCAGGACGGAAACGCGGATCGCCACGAGCGCTGTGTCCATTTCCTTCGCGGCGGTGGAGCTGGCCAGGAAAATATTCGGTGATCTTGCAGGGAAAACGATCATGCTCATAGGGGCGGGAGAGATGGCCGAGTTGGCGGCCAGGCACCTTATGGCCAACGGTGTAGAACACATCCTGGTTGTCAACAGGACACTTAAGAAAGCGGAGGCCCTTGCCGAGGAGTTCAGAGGATCTGCGGTTTCCCTGGAGGAGATGGAAAACCACCTTGACATGGCGGACATCGTCATCAGCTCCACCGGCGCTCCAACCACCCTTATCGACAAAAAAATGGTCCAGGGGGTTATCAGAAGAAGAAAACACCGCCCAATGTTTTTTATTGATATCGCGGTGCCGAGAGACATCGATCCAGCGGTAAACCAGGTTGAAAACGTGTATGCCTACGATATAGATGACCTGGAAGAGGTCGTTAAGGCGAATATTAAAACGAGGGGGAAGGAGGCGGCACGTGCGGAGGAGATTGTTATCCAGGAGGTGAAACAGTTCCATGACTGGATGCTGTCGCGTGATGTTTTCCCTACCATAGTCACCCTGAGAGCGTGGGCTGAGGATGTACGGAGGTCAGAGCTCGAAAAAACGATGAAAAAGATGGAGGATCTTTCCGCTGCGGACAGAAAAAGGATTGAGGCGATGACTGAGGCCATCCTCAACAAGATCCTGCACCGGCCCATCGTCAGTATCAAGCATGCATCCCATTCCCCCGACGGAGGAAAGTTTCTGGAAGCTGCCAGGGAGATGTTTGGCCTGAAGGAGTGA
- a CDS encoding putative aminodeoxychorismate lyase, with protein MRIGRRRQKRVFIPVLLVIGVLVVVLMSVRLFLAWNTPAEDPGRDVSIEIPSGTTLMLAAEKLHDEGVIRSIRSFVLLGKIKGLTGKVQAGELKFRTDMTPAEVLNVLSQGKAIAYSVTIPEGFTVRQIARLLDSKGLGDEQRFLSLAEDPVFSRSLGVPADRLEGFLFPDTYFWPKGMPEEDLLARMVSRYRKVFDDGMKKRAAEMGMTELETVTLASIVERETGVASERPLVSAVFHNRLKKGYRLQTDPTVIYGLGARFDGNLTRKELRKDTPYNTYTRKGLPPGPIANPGEAALKAALYPADVPYLYFVARGDGTHVFSRTLVEHNRAVRKYQIKN; from the coding sequence TTGAGGATTGGCCGAAGACGGCAAAAGAGGGTTTTTATCCCTGTTCTGTTGGTCATCGGGGTTCTGGTTGTGGTCCTGATGTCCGTTCGTCTGTTTCTGGCCTGGAATACCCCGGCTGAGGACCCGGGCAGGGATGTGTCAATCGAGATTCCGAGCGGAACGACCTTGATGCTGGCCGCTGAAAAACTGCATGATGAGGGGGTTATCCGTTCCATCAGGTCGTTTGTGCTGCTGGGAAAGATCAAGGGCCTAACCGGCAAGGTGCAGGCCGGCGAACTCAAGTTTCGGACGGACATGACCCCGGCAGAGGTGCTGAATGTCCTTTCCCAGGGAAAAGCTATCGCCTATTCTGTCACCATTCCCGAGGGATTCACGGTTCGGCAGATAGCCAGGCTGTTGGATTCAAAGGGCCTTGGGGATGAACAGCGTTTCCTCTCCCTCGCGGAAGATCCGGTATTTTCGAGATCGTTGGGCGTTCCTGCCGACAGGCTGGAAGGGTTCCTGTTCCCCGACACCTATTTCTGGCCGAAAGGGATGCCTGAGGAGGACCTTCTTGCCAGGATGGTATCACGATACCGGAAGGTGTTCGACGATGGGATGAAAAAACGGGCGGCCGAAATGGGTATGACAGAATTGGAGACCGTTACCCTGGCATCCATTGTGGAAAGGGAGACCGGTGTGGCTAGTGAAAGGCCCCTGGTCTCGGCTGTTTTTCATAACCGCCTTAAAAAAGGATATCGTCTCCAGACCGATCCTACGGTGATCTACGGGCTTGGCGCGAGATTTGATGGGAACCTGACAAGGAAAGAGTTGAGGAAGGATACTCCCTACAACACCTATACCCGAAAAGGGCTGCCTCCCGGGCCCATCGCCAATCCAGGCGAGGCGGCCCTGAAAGCTGCCCTCTATCCGGCGGATGTGCCATATCTGTATTTCGTCGCCAGGGGCGACGGGACCCACGTTTTCAGCAGAACCCTGGTGGAGCACAACAGGGCTGTCAGGAAGTATCAGATCAAGAACTGA
- the ccsA_2 gene encoding cytochrome c biogenesis protein CcsA → MMDAVLFGVALFFLFIAFLHYLLFLVYQNPVVPRVARYSLYLTLAAQTGIFIDRFARGGVPLGTNMYESLMFFSWCIIIVYLLITTRYNVPVAGAFVIPISFMLMAAAAFLPDKGITELSPALKSYWLPIHVSFSFMGDALFAMAFGSGIMYLIQERQLKRKRPGAFYYRLPSLEVLDAINYRALTIGFPLLTMGIITGSIWAQYAWGAYWSWDPKETWSLVTWFIFAALLHTRLTIGWRGRKAAILVIIGFLAVLFTFLGVNLLLSGLHSYN, encoded by the coding sequence ATGATGGACGCGGTTCTTTTCGGTGTAGCTCTATTTTTCCTGTTTATCGCATTTCTGCATTACCTCCTCTTCCTCGTTTATCAGAATCCGGTTGTTCCCAGAGTTGCGAGGTACTCCCTCTACCTGACGCTTGCCGCGCAGACAGGGATTTTTATTGACCGTTTCGCCAGGGGAGGAGTGCCCCTGGGAACCAACATGTACGAATCGCTCATGTTCTTTTCATGGTGCATAATCATAGTGTATCTGCTCATTACCACCCGATACAATGTTCCGGTAGCGGGGGCGTTTGTCATCCCCATCTCTTTCATGCTCATGGCCGCGGCCGCCTTTCTCCCCGACAAGGGTATTACCGAACTTTCTCCCGCCCTCAAGAGTTACTGGCTCCCCATCCATGTCAGCTTTTCTTTTATGGGAGATGCCCTCTTCGCAATGGCGTTTGGCTCGGGCATCATGTACCTTATCCAGGAGAGGCAGCTTAAAAGAAAACGACCCGGCGCTTTTTATTACCGCCTTCCCAGCCTGGAAGTACTGGATGCCATCAACTACAGGGCGTTGACCATCGGGTTTCCGCTCCTTACCATGGGAATAATAACCGGTTCCATCTGGGCTCAATACGCCTGGGGTGCCTATTGGAGCTGGGACCCGAAGGAGACGTGGTCCCTTGTTACATGGTTTATCTTCGCCGCCCTTCTTCACACCCGCCTGACCATAGGGTGGCGGGGGCGTAAGGCGGCAATACTCGTCATTATCGGGTTTCTGGCTGTGCTTTTCACCTTCCTTGGAGTCAACCTGCTCTTGAGCGGGCTTCACTCCTACAACTGA
- the hemB gene encoding delta-aminolevulinic acid dehydratase — translation MQYPIYRPRRMRRTETLRRMMRETRLSVDNLINPLFVVRGKGVRKEITTMPGVCQFSVDEVVKECREIFSLGIPSVILFGIPDTKDDQASEAYDSHGVVQEAVTAIKNAVPDLVIITDVCLCEYTSHGHCGIVENGQILNDPTLELLAMTAVSHARAGADVVGPSDMMDGRVAAIRDALDDEGFSDTIIMSYAVKYASSFYGPFREAAESAPQFGDRRAYQMDPPNAQEALREAGLDIEEGADIIMVKPALPYLDIISNVRERFDMPLAAYNVSGEYSMVKAGARLGWIDGEKVMMESLISIKRAGASMILTYFAKEAARLLV, via the coding sequence ATGCAGTATCCCATATACAGACCCCGAAGAATGAGGCGGACGGAGACCCTGCGGCGAATGATGAGGGAAACACGTCTCTCTGTCGACAACCTGATCAACCCGTTGTTTGTGGTGCGGGGCAAGGGTGTTCGCAAGGAGATCACCACAATGCCGGGCGTCTGCCAGTTTTCGGTGGACGAGGTTGTAAAGGAATGCCGTGAGATTTTCTCCCTGGGAATCCCATCGGTGATCCTTTTCGGAATCCCCGATACGAAGGATGATCAGGCGAGCGAGGCCTACGATTCCCACGGTGTGGTCCAGGAGGCGGTGACCGCAATCAAAAACGCGGTCCCGGATCTCGTCATCATTACCGATGTATGCCTTTGCGAATATACCAGCCACGGCCACTGTGGAATTGTCGAGAATGGTCAGATTCTCAACGACCCGACCCTGGAATTGCTGGCCATGACCGCTGTTTCCCATGCCAGGGCCGGCGCCGATGTTGTGGGGCCATCGGATATGATGGACGGGAGAGTCGCGGCCATCAGGGATGCCCTGGATGATGAGGGGTTTTCCGATACCATCATCATGTCCTACGCGGTAAAATACGCGTCCAGCTTCTACGGGCCCTTCAGGGAAGCAGCGGAATCAGCGCCGCAGTTCGGCGACAGAAGGGCCTACCAGATGGATCCTCCCAATGCCCAGGAGGCGCTGCGGGAGGCGGGGCTCGATATCGAGGAGGGCGCCGATATAATCATGGTTAAGCCGGCCCTGCCCTATCTTGACATAATTTCCAACGTCCGGGAGAGGTTCGACATGCCGCTGGCCGCCTACAACGTAAGCGGGGAATATTCCATGGTCAAGGCTGGAGCCAGGCTCGGATGGATCGACGGGGAGAAAGTAATGATGGAGTCTCTCATATCCATAAAGAGGGCAGGTGCAAGCATGATCCTGACCTATTTTGCCAAAGAGGCCGCCAGACTGCTGGTATAG
- the yrrK gene encoding putative Holliday junction resolvase, with product MVRILGIDWGERRVGVALSDESRTIASPHSVIVRSPSINKDLGRILKLVGEHDVACVVVGNPITMDGTQGPAADKVEKIVGKLRNLLDVPVVTWDERLSTAEAQKVLIDGDVSRRKRKKIVDRVAAALILQTYLDSGSWREN from the coding sequence ATGGTCAGGATTCTGGGAATTGACTGGGGTGAGAGGCGTGTCGGGGTTGCCCTGAGCGATGAGAGCCGTACTATTGCTTCGCCCCACTCCGTCATTGTCCGGTCCCCTTCCATAAATAAGGACCTGGGCAGGATACTCAAGCTGGTGGGTGAACATGATGTTGCATGCGTGGTCGTCGGGAATCCAATAACTATGGATGGAACTCAGGGCCCCGCCGCCGACAAGGTTGAGAAGATCGTCGGTAAACTCCGGAACCTGCTGGATGTTCCGGTAGTAACGTGGGACGAGAGGTTAAGTACCGCAGAGGCACAGAAGGTGCTTATAGACGGGGATGTGTCCAGGCGGAAGAGAAAAAAAATAGTGGACAGGGTTGCCGCGGCCCTGATCCTGCAGACTTATCTTGACAGTGGTTCGTGGAGAGAAAATTGA
- a CDS encoding protease TldD encodes MTPDPALLEKILKVLLSSGGELADIFFEDTVSRVLEAEGEGMERVSSGRERGAGLRVVRNGVTRFAATVDLSPETLLELARYLAAGPDPGDAVSVPDLVKQPSGRLAMLEDPSLLLLKTKGRMVLTALHTARKFDRRIVQARSIYRETVSRIVVANSLGILAEDTRAHGIFMVQVVASDGEHLQVGYEPRGGIGGFEVFRGLDPEEISLVAAGRAISSLDAPEAPSGRMTVVLSSEAGGTMVHEAVGHGLEADLSDQGLSVYSDMLGEQVAGPLITVVDDPTIPGRRGSYNIDDEGLPGERKVLVENGVLKTYMNDLSTARRAGVPPTGNGRRESYRHWPIPRMSNTIILPGKDEPDAIVRSVDRGLFVKKMGGGQVNTVTGDFVFEVSEGYLIEGGMVAEPVRGATLAGNGPEVLKSVDMVGSDLGFGLGTCGKEGQGVPVGDAQPTLRIPDIVVGGRDSGGTSG; translated from the coding sequence ATGACTCCGGATCCGGCTCTGCTCGAGAAAATATTGAAGGTTCTCCTTTCATCGGGTGGGGAACTTGCGGATATCTTCTTTGAGGACACGGTCTCAAGGGTGTTGGAGGCAGAGGGCGAGGGGATGGAACGGGTTTCCTCGGGACGGGAGAGGGGAGCCGGGCTTCGGGTGGTTCGTAATGGAGTGACCAGATTTGCCGCTACCGTGGATCTATCGCCTGAAACTCTCCTGGAACTGGCCCGGTATCTGGCCGCCGGGCCTGATCCGGGGGATGCGGTTTCGGTCCCCGATCTGGTGAAGCAGCCCTCCGGCCGCCTTGCCATGCTGGAAGACCCCTCTCTCCTCCTCCTGAAAACGAAAGGGAGAATGGTTCTCACGGCCCTCCACACGGCCCGGAAGTTCGACAGGCGCATTGTTCAGGCCAGGTCGATCTATCGCGAGACCGTCAGCCGTATTGTTGTTGCCAACTCCCTTGGCATCCTCGCTGAGGATACCCGCGCCCATGGGATATTCATGGTTCAGGTTGTGGCTTCGGACGGTGAGCATCTCCAGGTGGGGTACGAGCCGCGGGGAGGAATTGGCGGGTTCGAGGTGTTCCGGGGACTGGATCCTGAGGAGATCTCGCTTGTGGCTGCCGGCAGGGCGATCTCCAGCCTCGATGCGCCCGAGGCCCCGTCGGGCAGAATGACGGTCGTCCTTTCCTCCGAGGCGGGCGGGACAATGGTTCACGAAGCTGTTGGGCACGGGCTGGAGGCGGATCTGAGCGACCAGGGGCTGTCCGTATATTCCGACATGCTCGGTGAGCAGGTTGCCGGCCCCCTCATCACGGTGGTGGACGATCCTACCATCCCGGGGCGGCGTGGTTCCTACAACATTGACGATGAGGGGTTGCCTGGGGAACGGAAAGTGCTGGTAGAGAACGGAGTACTGAAAACCTATATGAATGACCTGTCCACCGCCCGGCGCGCAGGGGTTCCTCCCACCGGCAATGGACGGCGTGAGTCCTACCGTCATTGGCCCATCCCGAGGATGTCAAATACGATTATCCTTCCGGGGAAGGACGAGCCCGATGCGATTGTCCGGTCGGTCGATAGAGGGCTGTTCGTAAAAAAAATGGGCGGGGGCCAGGTAAACACCGTGACGGGTGATTTTGTCTTCGAGGTGAGTGAGGGATATCTCATCGAGGGTGGCATGGTAGCTGAACCCGTGCGCGGCGCCACTCTTGCGGGAAACGGGCCTGAGGTGCTAAAGAGTGTGGACATGGTTGGGAGCGATCTGGGATTCGGGCTTGGGACCTGCGGAAAGGAAGGGCAGGGGGTGCCGGTGGGCGATGCGCAGCCCACCCTTAGAATTCCGGACATCGTTGTGGGTGGAAGAGATTCGGGAGGTACTTCCGGTTGA
- the hemC gene encoding porphobilinogen deaminase has product MDNKLRIGTRGSQLALWQANWIKENLVRTHPDLDVEIVRIKTTGDKILDVPLALVGGKGLFVKEIETALLDGLIDLAVHSMKDVPTEFPDGLGIVATSRREDPRDALLSRNNVSLEDLPRGATIGTSSLRRQAQFLQLRNDLKIEPLRGNINTRLRKLKEGQYDAIILAYAGVKRLGWEDEVTQILEPDIILPAIGQGALGIEARLDDAGTLGRIIFLNDPETSARVSAERAFLKRLEGGCQVPIAAYATLDDDRITLKGLVARVDGKKTVVRDATGHLSEALSLGTRLAEEILDHGGREILEEVYARELS; this is encoded by the coding sequence GTGGATAATAAACTCAGGATCGGCACAAGAGGCAGCCAGTTGGCCCTGTGGCAGGCTAACTGGATCAAGGAAAACCTTGTCAGGACCCATCCGGACCTGGATGTGGAAATTGTCAGGATCAAGACCACGGGCGACAAAATTCTGGATGTGCCCCTGGCCCTGGTCGGCGGCAAGGGACTTTTCGTGAAAGAGATTGAAACTGCCCTTCTGGACGGTCTCATCGATCTGGCGGTTCACAGCATGAAGGACGTGCCTACCGAGTTTCCCGACGGCCTTGGGATCGTGGCAACCTCCAGGAGAGAGGACCCGCGGGACGCTCTCCTGTCCCGGAACAATGTCAGCCTTGAAGACCTTCCCCGTGGGGCGACGATCGGGACCTCCAGCCTGCGCAGGCAAGCCCAGTTTCTCCAATTGCGGAATGATCTCAAAATTGAACCCCTCAGAGGAAACATCAATACCCGGCTCAGGAAACTCAAGGAAGGGCAGTACGATGCCATCATACTGGCCTACGCCGGAGTCAAAAGGCTGGGTTGGGAGGATGAGGTTACACAGATACTTGAACCGGACATTATTCTTCCGGCCATCGGCCAGGGCGCCTTGGGGATCGAGGCCAGGCTGGACGATGCCGGGACTCTCGGTCGCATCATCTTCCTGAACGACCCCGAGACCTCCGCCCGCGTTTCTGCCGAGAGGGCTTTCCTCAAGCGTCTGGAGGGAGGATGCCAGGTACCCATCGCGGCCTACGCTACCCTTGACGACGACCGGATCACGCTGAAGGGCCTGGTCGCCCGGGTGGATGGGAAGAAGACCGTTGTCAGGGATGCGACGGGTCATTTGTCCGAGGCGCTCTCCCTGGGCACTCGACTTGCCGAGGAGATTCTCGACCATGGCGGCAGGGAGATCCTTGAGGAAGTTTACGCCAGAGAACTATCCTGA